One genomic segment of Aquipluma nitroreducens includes these proteins:
- a CDS encoding type II toxin-antitoxin system Phd/YefM family antitoxin, with protein MIELSVNKFRANLKDFVDKAIEEHQAIRINRRSGKDFIVISAEDWEREQETMYVLRNNSLMNQVAESQATYEKNSGFKPSQEELDAINRI; from the coding sequence ATGATTGAACTATCAGTGAATAAATTTAGGGCAAACCTGAAAGACTTTGTAGATAAAGCGATTGAGGAGCATCAGGCAATCAGGATAAACCGCCGTTCAGGAAAGGATTTTATTGTTATCAGTGCTGAAGACTGGGAACGTGAACAAGAAACGATGTATGTTCTGAGGAACAATTCATTGATGAATCAGGTTGCTGAATCACAGGCGACTTATGAAAAGAACAGCGGATTTAAACCATCTCAGGAAGAACTAGATGCGATCAATCGTATTTGA